A single Dechloromonas denitrificans DNA region contains:
- a CDS encoding leucyl aminopeptidase encodes MEFSIKSGSPEKQRSACVVVGVFESRKLTLPAELLDKAANGYISDIVRRGDMEGKAGSTLLLHNVPGTLCDRVLMVGLGKEKDFREKEFIGAIRTTVKTLNETGAFDASIFLTELAVKKRSIGWRVRQTAMIALEATYKFDQFKSKKDEVRRPLRKLTLGVERRNELAQSEEALSQGIAIAEGMALAKDLGNLPPNICHPSYLAERAQAMAEEFGLGCEILERDDMEKLGMHSLLSVARGAHQPPKLIVLNYKGSKASEKPLVLVGKGVTFDTGGISLKPGADMDEMKYDMCGAASVLGTMQAVARMQLPINLTVIVPATENMPGGNATRPGDIVASMSGQTIEILNTDAEGRLILCDALTYAERFEPDTVIDVATLTGACVVALGGIASGLFANKDGLARELLEAGDEAHDRAWHMPLWDDYQELLKSPFADMANIGGRWGGAVTAACFLSRFTKKFDWAHLDIAGTAWKSGAEKGATGRPVPLLTHYILQLAGKLN; translated from the coding sequence GTGGAATTTAGCATAAAAAGCGGTAGCCCGGAAAAGCAGCGAAGCGCCTGTGTCGTCGTCGGCGTTTTCGAATCGCGGAAACTCACTCTGCCGGCCGAACTGCTTGACAAGGCCGCCAACGGCTACATTTCGGACATCGTTCGCCGTGGCGACATGGAAGGCAAGGCCGGCAGCACGCTGCTGCTTCATAACGTTCCCGGCACCCTGTGCGATCGCGTCCTGATGGTCGGTCTGGGCAAGGAAAAGGATTTCCGCGAAAAGGAATTCATCGGCGCCATCCGCACTACGGTCAAGACCCTCAACGAAACCGGCGCCTTCGACGCCTCGATTTTCCTGACCGAACTGGCCGTCAAAAAACGCAGCATCGGCTGGCGGGTACGCCAGACTGCCATGATTGCGCTGGAAGCCACCTACAAGTTCGACCAGTTCAAGAGCAAAAAGGATGAGGTTCGGCGCCCATTGCGCAAACTGACCCTTGGCGTCGAACGGCGCAATGAACTGGCGCAATCCGAAGAAGCCCTGAGTCAGGGAATCGCCATTGCCGAAGGCATGGCCTTGGCCAAGGATCTCGGCAACCTGCCGCCCAACATCTGCCATCCGTCCTATCTTGCCGAACGGGCGCAGGCGATGGCTGAAGAGTTCGGTCTGGGCTGCGAAATTCTCGAACGCGACGACATGGAAAAGCTCGGCATGCACTCCCTGCTCTCCGTCGCGCGCGGCGCCCACCAGCCGCCCAAGCTGATCGTCCTCAACTACAAGGGCAGCAAGGCCAGCGAGAAACCCCTTGTCCTGGTCGGCAAGGGCGTCACCTTCGACACCGGCGGCATCTCGCTGAAGCCCGGTGCCGATATGGATGAAATGAAGTACGACATGTGCGGCGCCGCCAGCGTCCTTGGCACCATGCAGGCCGTTGCCCGCATGCAGTTGCCGATCAACCTGACGGTGATTGTGCCCGCCACCGAAAACATGCCAGGCGGCAACGCCACGCGCCCGGGTGACATCGTCGCCTCGATGTCCGGGCAGACCATCGAAATCCTCAATACCGATGCCGAAGGCCGCCTGATCCTTTGCGACGCCCTGACTTATGCCGAACGTTTCGAGCCGGATACGGTAATTGACGTCGCCACCCTGACCGGCGCCTGCGTTGTCGCCCTAGGCGGCATCGCCAGTGGCCTGTTCGCCAACAAGGATGGGCTTGCCCGCGAATTGCTCGAGGCTGGTGACGAAGCGCATGACCGCGCCTGGCACATGCCGCTGTGGGACGACTATCAGGAATTGCTGAAGAGTCCGTTCGCCGACATGGCCAATATCGGCGGACGCTGGGGCGGCGCGGTCACTGCCGCCTGCTTCCTCTCACGCTTCACCAAGAAGTTCGACTGGGCGCACCTCGACATCGCCGGCACCGCCTGGAAATCGGGGGCCGAGAAAGGCGCCACCGGCCGCCCGGTACCGCTGCTCACCCACTACATCCTGCAACTCGCTGGCAAGCTCAATTGA
- a CDS encoding DNA polymerase III subunit chi: MTQVFFYHGASDKIAAACALLGGAYAKRKPMLVFAPDKAIANSVDRMLWTQPALGFVPHCQADSPVAAETPIVITDSLDSIPQDERLMNLSQVVPPGFSRFQSLIEVVGQEEDERSAARDRVKFYKDRGYEVRYFDLSAR, encoded by the coding sequence TTGACCCAGGTCTTCTTCTATCACGGGGCGTCCGACAAGATCGCCGCGGCCTGCGCCCTGCTTGGCGGGGCTTACGCCAAACGCAAACCGATGCTGGTCTTTGCCCCGGATAAAGCCATTGCCAACAGTGTCGACCGGATGCTCTGGACGCAGCCGGCACTCGGCTTCGTGCCACATTGCCAGGCCGATTCACCGGTCGCCGCCGAAACGCCGATCGTCATCACCGATTCGCTCGACAGCATCCCGCAGGATGAGCGCCTGATGAATCTTAGCCAGGTCGTGCCGCCCGGCTTCTCCCGTTTCCAGAGCCTGATCGAGGTGGTCGGCCAGGAAGAGGACGAGCGCAGCGCCGCTCGCGACCGCGTCAAGTTCTACAAGGATCGCGGTTACGAGGTCCGCTACTTCGATCTCAGCGCCCGCTAA